Below is a genomic region from Persicimonas caeni.
GTGAAAACTTCATCCGCGAGGTGATCTCGATCCTCGACGAGTTGTTGCGCGAGAACGGCATCGTCGCCGAGATCTACGGGCGGCCGAAGCACTTCTGGAGCATCTTCCGTAAGATGCGCCAGCAGCAAATCGAGTTCGAGCAGGTCTACGACGTGCTCGCCTTCCGGTCGATCGTGCCCGAAAAGGCGCAGTGCTACGAGGCTTTGGGCCTGGTGCACAACCTGTGGAAGCCGATTCCGGGCCGGTTCAAGGACTATATCGCCATCCCCAAGCCCAACGGCTACCAGTCGCTGCACACCTCGGTCATCGGGCCGTATCAGGAGCGCATCGAGATCCAGATCCGCACCGCGGATATGCACAAGATCGCCGAAGAGGGTATCGCCGCGCACTGGCTGTACAAAGAGGGCAAGGCGGTCCCCGACAAGGACGACCAGAAATTCGCCTGGCTGCACCGCCTCATGGAGGAGCACCAGGACCTCGAAGATCCGCGCGAGTTTTTGGAGCAGGTCAAGATCGACCTGTTCCACGACGAGGTCTACGTCTTCACGCCCGACGGCGACGTCATGGAGTTTCCCTCCGGGGCGACCGCAGTCGACTTCGCCTACGCCATCCACTCCGAGGTGGGCGCTCACTGCGCCGGCGCCAAGGTCAACGGCCAGATCGTGCCGCTTCGCCACGAGCTCAAAAACGGCGACATCGTCGAGATCCTGACCAACAAGAACCAAAAGCCCAACAAGGACTGGCTCGAGTTCGTCAAGACGGGCCGGGCGCAGACCAAGATCCGCAAGGCGGTGCGCGAGGAACAACGCGAGCGCAGCCGGGAGTTGGGCCGTGAGTTGCTCGACAAGGAGCTCAAAAAGTACGGCACCAATATCCGCGCGGTCGAAAAGAAGGGCCTGTTGGTCGAGACCGCCGAGAAGTCGAAGTTCTCGTCCATCGAGGAGATGCTCGCCGATATCGGCTACGGCAAGACCCAGCCGGAGAATATCGTCGAGCGCATGTTCCCGTCCGAGGAGCGCGAGGAGCGCAAAAAGGACGCCGAGAAGAAGAAAGAGTCGAAGATCGGCCAGATCTGGAATCGGATCAAAAGCCGGGGCAACCGGGCGCAAGAGCCGGGCGTGGTGCTCGACGGCATCGACGACATCATGGTCAACTACGCCAAGTGCTGCAATCCGGTGCCCGGCGACGATATCACCGGCTTTGTGACCCGCGGGCGCGGCCTGTCGGTGCACACTCGCGCCTGTCCGCGCGTCCAGCACCTGGAGAAGGCGCGCCAGATCGACGTGCGCTGGGACAGCCAGGCCGCCGGCGACGACTCGAGCGCGCGCCGCCCGGTCAAGATCAAGGTCTACTCGGCCGACAAACCCGGCCTTCTGGCCAACATGAGCCAGTCGTTCTCGGCCGCCGGCGTCAACATCAAGCAGGCGCACTGCCTGACCACCGACGACCAGCGCGCTATCAACACCTTCGAGGTGCTAGTGAGCAACGTCGACCAGCTCAATCGGGCGATGCGCAATATCGAGAAGATCAAGGGCGTCTATCGGGTCGAGCGCGCATAGTTCATGCTTTCACACCGCATCGACCAATTCCTCGAGTATATGCGCGCCGAGCGCGGCGCCAGCAAGCAGACTCTGCGCGCGTACTCCTCCGACCTCGCCCAGCTCGCCGACTACCTCGACGAGCATCACGACCTGGGCGAAGCCGACCCGGCCGACCTCGGGCTCAACCACCTGCGCGGCTTCGTCGCCGACCGCTTCGACCAAAACGCGGCGTCGTCGATCGCGCGCAAGATTTCGACGATTCGCTCGTTTTGGAAGTTCATGCTCAAGCGTGACTTCATCGAAGACGATATCGCCTCGCTGCTGTCGAGCCCCAAGGTCTCAAAGCCCCTCAAGAATTA
It encodes:
- a CDS encoding RelA/SpoT family protein, translated to MQLENRLNTIIKKIRAYHPEPDIEMLRKAFRYAAEMHEGQTRKSGEPYMSHPLEVMDIIADLRLDVASLVAGLLHDTVEDCETTVDELQEMFGDDVAFLVDGVTKLSKFQFNTREEHQAENIRKMIIAMSRDLRVILLKLADRLHNMRTLKYMPRGKQERIAQETMDIYSPLAHRLGIHWLKTELEDLSFRYLYPEAYYDIAEKVASKKRERENFIREVISILDELLRENGIVAEIYGRPKHFWSIFRKMRQQQIEFEQVYDVLAFRSIVPEKAQCYEALGLVHNLWKPIPGRFKDYIAIPKPNGYQSLHTSVIGPYQERIEIQIRTADMHKIAEEGIAAHWLYKEGKAVPDKDDQKFAWLHRLMEEHQDLEDPREFLEQVKIDLFHDEVYVFTPDGDVMEFPSGATAVDFAYAIHSEVGAHCAGAKVNGQIVPLRHELKNGDIVEILTNKNQKPNKDWLEFVKTGRAQTKIRKAVREEQRERSRELGRELLDKELKKYGTNIRAVEKKGLLVETAEKSKFSSIEEMLADIGYGKTQPENIVERMFPSEEREERKKDAEKKKESKIGQIWNRIKSRGNRAQEPGVVLDGIDDIMVNYAKCCNPVPGDDITGFVTRGRGLSVHTRACPRVQHLEKARQIDVRWDSQAAGDDSSARRPVKIKVYSADKPGLLANMSQSFSAAGVNIKQAHCLTTDDQRAINTFEVLVSNVDQLNRAMRNIEKIKGVYRVERA